A genomic region of Pseudomonas frederiksbergensis contains the following coding sequences:
- a CDS encoding zonular occludens toxin domain-containing protein, producing MGSGKSFECVVSVIVPAVAKGRRVVTNVDGIDSDAIRAYINEKQGIALEKLGEVVHCQNEDVFKADFLPHGQPVDTFCQPGDLICIDEAWRFWGSDSKIGTEHRIFFREHRHYAHAETGVTCDLVLMVQDISDLHRILKTVVELSFRTTKIKSLGLNKIYRVEMWEGWKQTAKARVDVMNKKYDPEIFPLYSSYSGGHGKEVQVDDRQNILKNPKVWFFLFMIVFGGVGSVWGVLHFFNRGAAPATVVQQAASAAQPAPNIVPSAPSQVLSTEWRIAGEIVVDGQRQVVLVNTDGVIRYEHPSNFQNSGRVMTGQLDGQRVSTFSGGKPPAASSVPLPGKNP from the coding sequence ATGGGCTCGGGCAAAAGCTTCGAGTGTGTCGTCTCCGTTATCGTCCCAGCGGTCGCTAAAGGGCGCCGGGTTGTGACAAACGTCGACGGTATCGACTCCGATGCCATCCGTGCATACATCAACGAGAAACAGGGCATTGCCCTGGAGAAACTCGGCGAAGTGGTGCACTGCCAAAACGAAGACGTTTTCAAGGCTGATTTTTTGCCACACGGCCAGCCGGTGGACACGTTCTGCCAGCCCGGTGATTTGATCTGCATCGACGAAGCTTGGCGATTCTGGGGTTCTGATTCGAAGATCGGCACCGAACACCGGATTTTCTTCCGCGAGCATCGTCACTATGCCCACGCTGAAACCGGTGTGACCTGTGACCTGGTACTTATGGTTCAGGACATTTCCGACCTTCATCGCATCTTGAAAACGGTGGTCGAGCTGTCGTTTCGTACCACCAAAATTAAGTCGCTGGGTTTGAATAAAATCTACCGAGTTGAGATGTGGGAAGGCTGGAAACAGACGGCCAAAGCCCGTGTTGACGTGATGAATAAAAAGTATGACCCGGAGATTTTCCCGCTCTATTCGTCGTACTCAGGCGGTCACGGCAAAGAAGTCCAGGTGGATGACCGACAGAACATCCTGAAAAACCCAAAGGTCTGGTTTTTCCTGTTCATGATTGTTTTCGGCGGTGTCGGGTCGGTCTGGGGTGTCCTGCACTTCTTCAACCGTGGTGCTGCTCCCGCTACGGTCGTTCAGCAAGCCGCAAGCGCCGCGCAACCAGCGCCCAATATTGTGCCTTCTGCTCCTTCTCAGGTGCTTTCCACTGAATGGCGTATTGCTGGGGAAATTGTCGTTGATGGTCAGCGACAAGTCGTCCTGGTGAACACTGACGGCGTGATCCGTTACGAGCATCCGAGCAACTTCCAGAATTCAGGCCGCGTTATGACTGGTCAACTCGACGGCCAGCGCGTCAGCACCTTCAGCGGTGGCAAGCCTCCGGCCGCGTCCTCCGTTCCTCTCCCTGGTAAAAATCCATGA
- a CDS encoding DUF2523 family protein has protein sequence MFAILLSAVNTLLAFLVRGVLIKFVVFTALYFIVSELVSAMVSLLPNGSSLTSAFTGISSATWYFLDLFAASQGIPLIIAALVTRFIIRRIPVIG, from the coding sequence ATGTTTGCTATTTTACTTTCCGCTGTTAACACGTTGCTCGCGTTCCTGGTGCGAGGGGTATTAATCAAGTTTGTCGTTTTCACGGCCTTGTATTTCATTGTGTCCGAGCTGGTTTCTGCCATGGTGTCATTGCTGCCTAACGGCAGCTCTTTGACTTCGGCCTTCACTGGTATTAGTTCGGCTACTTGGTATTTCCTTGATCTCTTCGCAGCTTCGCAAGGCATTCCGCTTATCATTGCCGCGCTTGTAACTCGGTTCATCATCCGCCGTATTCCGGTAATTGGCTGA